The Scylla paramamosain isolate STU-SP2022 chromosome 39, ASM3559412v1, whole genome shotgun sequence genome includes a window with the following:
- the LOC135092089 gene encoding dnaJ-like protein 60, producing the protein MQSETLKHVRVGRRLLMSTCAWLRYTHPCAFSTWRILHQNHYEVLGLEKTCSPVEIREQFIRLSKECHPDTNPASECHKEFVAINEAYSVLSKPGLRRAYDAELQARRVSPEMHTYGDIKTNAPMGNVVFHDDSLWEHRDKTEFYKNKDRPYYGVKGVKKLPNSYIAAGAVIFMVVGASFYFYIAKTSSDYAIEQLNIRDRLASQHHSAVRQKAMANGNEVQMALLRQRIEEADHNK; encoded by the exons ATGCAGAGTGAAACCCTGAAGCACGTGAGGGTGGGCAGGAGGCTGCTGATGAGCACCTGTGCCTGGCTGCGCTACACACACCCCTGTGCCTTCTCAACATGGAG AATACTTCACCAGAACCATTACGAAGTGCTGGGGCTGGAGAAGACCTGCTCACCTGTTGAGATTAGGGAACAGTTTATTCGTCTCTCCAAAGAG TGCCATCCGGACACAAACCCAGCATCTGAGTGTCACAAGGAGTTTGTAGCAATAAATGAAGCTTACTCTGTGCTCAGCAAACCAGGCCTGCGGAGAGCCTACGATGCTGAGCTGCAGGCAAGGCGCGTCAGCCCAGAGATGCACACCTATGGGGACATCAAGACCAATGCCCCCATGGGGAATGT AGTGTTTCACGACGACTCCCTGTGGGAACACCGGGATAAGACAGAGTTCTACAAGAACAAAGACCGCCCTTACTACGGGGTCAAGGGCGTCAAGAAGCTGCCAAACTCTTACATTGCTGCCGGGGCCGTCATCTTCATGGTGGTGGGCGcttccttctacttctacaTCGCCAA GACGTCCTCTGACTATGCCATCGAGCAACTCAACATCCGGGACAGACTCGCCAGCCAGCACCACTCTGCAGTGAGGCAGAAAGCGATGGCTAACGGGAATGAGGTACAGATGGCGCTGCTCAGACAGAGGATTGAGGAAGCTGACCACAACAAGTGA
- the LOC135091976 gene encoding soluble scavenger receptor cysteine-rich domain-containing protein SSC5D-like, which yields MPPDKSSQAMTELQGPASAWLQRDKRQMECVEASGSYENLEDIASYSPASFLNPKEGLVAISYVLLQTQAISYDTHHNTTHTQDTPDNTTPTPRTCPTTSPTPRTHPTTPHTLRKHPTTPHTHTGHTPHHHPHTEHTPQHHIHSGHTPQHHPHGRTGATTPTIRSSNGNPTNTTP from the exons ATGCCTCCAGATAAGTCAAGCCAAGCCATGACTGAGCTGCAGGGACCAGCGAGTGCTTGGCTACAGCGAGACAAGAGACAAATGGAATGCGTGGAAGCCTCCGGAT CTTATGAAAACCTTGAAGACATAGCCTCTTACAGTCCTGCCTCATTCTTAAACCCCAAGGAAGGACTGGTAGCCATCTCCTATGTCCTGCTGCAGACACAAGCTATCTCCTAT gacacacaccacaacaccacccacacccagGACACACCTGacaacaccacacccacacccaggACATGCCCCACAACATCACCCACACCCAGGACACACCCGACAACACCACATACACTCAGgaaacaccccacaacaccacacacacacacaggacacaccccacaccaccacccacacacagaacacacccCACAACACCACATACACTCAGGACACACCCCACAACACCACCCACATGGCAGGACTGGCGCCACAACACCCACAATACGCT cttCCAATGGCAaccccaccaacaccacaccttGA
- the LOC135092086 gene encoding bifunctional methylenetetrahydrofolate dehydrogenase/cyclohydrolase, mitochondrial-like — protein MVFPGVGARVAMQGGKGVMGVLHLARGAAASPSPRRHLHLTQHRHKAVLIDGKKVAAEIHKELAQEAQSLVGSRGRTPHLVLVRVGSDPASGSYVRNKTKAADKIGIQSTIHHLPEDTSQSSLLALVHQLNNDDDVDGILVQLPLPDHMEEKVVCNSVTPQKDVDGFHVINVGRFCVDMNSMAPCTPLGVMELIRRYGIETFGKNAVVCGRSKNVGMPIAMLLHGDGVRPDGEMGGLDATTTICHRYTPPEQLRMFVATADILVTAAGLPGLITGDMIKPGCAIIDVGINRITDPNTGKSKLVGDCHFDSCVEKAGYITPVPGGVGPMTVAMLMRNTIVAAKRSIKY, from the exons ATGGTTTTCCCGGGTGTGGGTGCACGTGTGGCCATGCAGGGCGGGAAGGGCGTGATGGGCGTGCTGCACCTGGCTAGGGGAGCCGCGGCGAGCCCTTCACCACGCCGGCACCTGCACCTCACGCAACACAG ACACAAAGCGGTGCTCATTGATGGCAAGAAGGTGGCAGCGGAGATCCACAAGGAGCTGGCACAGGAGGCACAGAGTCTGGTGGGCAGCAGGGGGCGCACTCCCCACCTGGTGCTGGTGCGGGTAGGCAGTGACCCTGCCTCAGGCAGCTACGTCAGGAACAAGACTAAGGCGGCTGACAAAATTG GCATCCAGAGCACCATCCACCACTTGCCAGAAGACACTAGCCAGTCCTCCCTGCTGGCCTTGGTGCACCAACTCAACAATGACGACGACGTTGACGGCATCTTGGTACAG CTGCCACTCCCAGACCAcatggaggagaaggtggtatGCAACTCAGTCACGCCGCAGAAGGATGTTGACGGCTTCCATGTGATCAATGTGGGGAG GTTTTGTGTAGATATGAACAGTATGGCTCCATGTACTCCCCTTGGGGTCATGGAGCTAATAAGGCGGTATG GCATTGAGACATTTGGTAAGAATGCCGTGGTGTGTGGCAGGAGCAAGAATGTGGGGATGCCCATCGCTATGCTGCTCCACGGGGACGGTGTGCGGCCCGACG GTGAGATGGGCGGCCTggatgccaccaccaccatctgccACCGCTACACTCCACCAGAACAGCTGCGGATGTTTGTGGCCACGGCAGACATCCTGGTGACAGCCGCAGGACTGCCGGGCCTCATCACTGGGGACATGATCAAGCCAGGCTGTGCCATCATTGACGTGGGCATCAACCGCATTACTGATCCCAACACTGGCAAATCCAAGCTGGTGGGAGACTGTCACTTTGACA GCTGTGTGGAGAAGGCCGGCTACATCACCCCAGTGCCCGGTGGCGTGGGGCCCATGACGGTGGCCATGCTGATGCGTAACACCATTGTGGCGGCCAAGAGGAGCATCAAGTATTAG